The window CGCTCCATCTAGATTGAGCTTAATCGTCACAATGGTCGTTGGGTTTGGGTAACAGGGTAAGCAAGTAGAAAACGGCTAGCTAGTTATTAGGTGCGTCAATATATACAACACTATCAAACAACTCAAAGTATTCTCAATACTTCAAAATACTGTGGTATGTCAAAACTGTGGTATCTTACACCTACATGCTAAAATGTTGTAGTTTTCAATACTTTGGTTCTTTCAATACTTTACTATCAAACACAGCCTTAGGCTCTCTTTGGTAGGAAAGTACTAACAAAACCAAAATATCATAAACTACAGTAGTTTAGCATACATGTACAAAACACTATGGTTTTAATATAACAATGTTTTTTTTAAATATTCACAATATAGAGGACCTGTTTGATTACACCAAATAATGCTGTAAAATTTACTAGCTAGCTGTTGGTCGTGCATCCGTTCGTGGCTAGTAGCTAGCAATTGCTTTTAGCGGTGATTAGTAGTAGTACTCGTTAAAAGAGATGAGATCGCCTCTCCGGACCTTGGCTGATCTTTAAAGGATAGCTATGGGTTGCTTCGGATCCTTCCTATGATTAATGTATCCAGCCTAGCTATCTCATTCGCATTAGGGAACACGTGGGACAGAGGATCGAGCGGCGGCTTAATAGCCAGATGAGTTTGTTGAGAAGATCTAGCGATCGACTCGTTTCTTTcgcttgctctattaaaagaaagagGTTCAGGGCTCTTTTTATTATGCGGAGAAATTACTATAATTTTGTAAATACTCTAGTTTTAGTAACACAGTTTTTGGCATTAACCAAACAGATCATAGTAATAtatagttgagtcatctattttgaaatggaGACAGTACTTTGCCGTTAAACAGAGCCTTAGTGTTTCAACTGTGCCATATTGTATTTTTTGGAAATGTTGAGGTGGTCACCGCGATCCCACCTGAAAATAAATAAGTGAAGAGTTTAGTCCGGGTCTCGCAACCACTAGGAGAATCTGCCTAGGGTTTTTGACGCCCTCGCCggcccgccgccacctcctcccttctCACGAGCGCTGCCCCTTGACTACCACCGTAGCACCAGGATGACGGCGCAGACtgccgaggagctcgccgcccAGATCGAGCAGGAGCAGCTCGAGGCGAAGAAAACAGAGGTGAGATTTGGATGTGATCCTTGGTCCAACCCCTCCCGAGCAATGCCAGTCATCGTCAGAATCGGTGATCGATTTGTTCAGGGATTAAATATTCCATGAAATGTCCTTGTTTTTGCTGGTTCTAGATCCATTCGATGAACTAGTCCGATCCTGGAAGGTTATTGCTTTCAGTGTGTTATAATGGGTATTGGTAATTCTAATCCTGTAGCCTAATGCTTCATCTAGTTATTTATTTACACGAGGCAGCGTAATCCACTGTTTAATATCGATAGAAGTATAACTCAATATTATCCTCGGTGacataggtgttttagttgttgtgTACTGGGTAACATCTGAAGATCTTACTGTGTGAATTTTGGGAGCAGGCAGAGGAGGTTGTggttgaggatgatgatgatgatgatgacgacaatgacgacgacgatgatgatgacaatgatgatttGGATGGTAACTCACTATGCTCACTGGTCTCCTGTATCCACTTTGCGTAAAGCTGTATTAATTAATAAATCTGATGCGAACATGTGAAAATAATAACAGAGTGAGATTTATTAAATCCTGTTTTTTTCTGTTTACATTATTAGACCTTCTTTTAGGGTCGGATTGTCTTTGCCCTTGGACGATTTCAGTGGTGGTGCCAACAATGGTAGCATGTGTACATATGTACAGTATCCATGTAATTTTCGTATACACTTGAAAATAGCCGTGATTTGTTTGCTGAGCAAATTAAGTGATGTTACTTGACATAACAGTCTACACTTACCTTCTTTTTTTTGGAATGGTCACCGGGGGGAGAgtttccccacctgaatatattaccacTCAAATGGCCATAATGCCAAGAGAATGATCCAGTTTATAAGGGAAACCGGATTGAAAACCTGAACAAATTGGCCACGTTTATGAGGGAAACCGGGCCAAAAAACCGTACAAATAAAAAGGTTAAAAGAAGATGAGAAAAAAGACACCCAGGACATGTCACAGCCTAGCTAGCAGACCATAGGACCATCACCACGAGAGACACAAGTAGATGCGGGGCGCCGTCGAGAGATCACAATACCAAGACATCGCAAGCAGCCTAACGCGTACCAAACCCCAGGGTGCAACACAGGAGCATCCACAATCAACGAGTGCCACAGCTGAACACGAACCTTGACTAGGGGCTCCGCCGCAGGAATTCTGAACGATTAGCAAGTTGGGGAGGCATCTTGCGTCGTCATTGAGCAAAGATGAACCGAGAGAACACCAAGAACACGAAGCTCACCGCAACACAACAACGACAGCTATGGgagggtcttgagcatgcataGCTACAAGGGCAAAACACCAAACGACGGGCAGGGGCGGATGGATGGTGGCGAAGGGCTCGACGAAGAGGTGATGTTGACGGCGGTACGGGATGGATGGCCGGTGATGAGTGGAATGAAGCAAACTAGAGAGATCACATAGAGTGCAGAGAAGTTCACCATACGGACATGAAGGAGATGCAGACCGCGCCATCAACATGGAGGAGTGGCGTGAGTGCACCGCCGCAGTCATGGCCGGGCGAACCGTCAGAGATTTCTCCCCATCCCCAAGTCCAGAAGGAGGAGGCAGTATAACGCCACCATGGTGGGACACGGGAGCCTGCAGGCGTCGCTGTTGCCGGCGAGCAGCATGGAGCGGCGGCCACCGACGGAGGGCCAGCATGCGCCGGCCAGCGGGCAGCTGGCAGCTCCATGCAGGAAGGTTCTGGAGGCATTCGATTTGGATATGGGGAGGAGGCTAACGGTGCATGGAGAGCAGAGCGTGGCCTCGCCGCCGCTGTCCGCCGAGGGGATTAGCCCGGAGGCCTCCTACTGCGACGGCGAGGGTAGGGGGCGTGGAGGAGGTGGACTAGAGAGGGTGGCGGCGAGGGTCCTCCAGAGTCGCCCGAGAGCAACCCGGGAGGAAGAGTATCTCTGTTGGGTGTCTACACGTAGCTTCACCACTGGCTGGTTTGTTTGGATGAATGCATGTTTACTGGTTGTCTGCTTTTAGCTTCTTTTGGGATATTCTCTCTGCATCTGACAAGAATATTGATTGGTTTGGTCATGTGGGTTTGTTGTAGATACTTCAAAATTACAATCCTCGTTGTCAATTCAATTGAGATGGAATATAATCTTTGTACTGTGCCTGTGACCGATGTTGAAAGATCTTTTGTGCTGTATAAACAAAAGAATGGAGATGTTTAGATTGTAGTCAATTTGATGGCGCAGATGTCTAGCTGCTTCTGGTGCATATATTGTACTTTTTAGTCTGCTATTCAAACCTGTAGCTGCAAGGCTGTGATAGTTctgtactccctccgtcacagAAATGAATAGAAACAAAAGAACGGAGATGTTTAGATTGTAGTCAATTTGATGGCACAGATGTCTAGCTGCTTCTGGTGCATATATTGTACTTTTTAGTCTGCTATTCAAACCTGGAGCTGCAAGGCTGTGATAGTGTACTCCCTCTGTCACAGAAATgaatagaaatggatgtatctagaactaaaatacgtctagatacatccattccttggacaagtatttttggacggagggagtacatttttatAGATGGCGTCTAAATTATTGATGTTTTATTGTTATAGCCTTAGAGGTTATACTGGGCAAATGGGCATTGCACTATGTTTTACTTGGAGTAAATTACATTTCGTTTAAATTTGACTTGCATATGCAAGGAGACGTTTTCTTGGTGCCGACTATCATATGTGCTAGGTAGTGTTAAAGAAATTGTTGTGTTTTTTCATGACTAGCTGGTTCCGGTTCCCTCTTATCTGGAAGCTCCAGATTGTATTATACAATTCGCTTTATGTAACTCTTACACTGTATGATCCATATTGTTCTTATTGCTATTTTACAGGGCAAGAAGGTGATGCCAGTGGCAAATCAAAACAAAGCAGGAGTGAGAAGAAGAGCCGCAAGGCAATGCTGAAGCTTGGCATGAAATCCATCACTGGTGTAAGCCGTGTCACTGTGAAGAAAAGCAAGAATGTGAGTTATTACAATCACTTACACAGCATGGTCTGTATTCCTTCGTTGGTCGACTAACACCACTGTTTCCAGATATTGTTCGTCATCTCAAAGCCAGATGTGTTCAAGAGCCCAAATTCAGATACGTATGTTATTTTCGGTGAAGCCAAGATTGAGGATCTCAGCTCCCAGCTGCAGAGCCAGGCTGCAGAACAATTCAAGGCTCCTGACCTGAGTCAAATGATCTCAAGTCCTGAGGCGTCGGGCGTGGAGCATGATGACAACGAGGTTGTCAACGATGAGGGAGTCGAGCCAAAGGACATCGAGCTGGTGATGACACAGGCGGGCGTCTCAAGGGCCAAGGCTGTCAGGGCTCTCAAGTCTGCCAATGGAGACATTGTCACTGCCATTATGGAGGTCACAACTTAAGAGTATGGCGACTTTTTTTGGAAGTAGTTGAACCATTTTTCTTTGAGCGATTTGCAGCTTGAGTGTTATTATTATCTTGGAACCGGATAAGTATCTCATGTTTGCTTGCATCTCTGATAAGGTCGTTTGGACATGATCCTGCCCGCGGCTAAGTTGGTACAGTGTTTTTTTAGCACGGACGTGTCAGTGGTGGCAATTTTATGGCATGTTTTTCACCTTCGGCTGAAATATTATTAGATTTAATTTAAATAacggaaacactaacgcccacatgtgtggcaCTTCTCCAACTTGCTCACACGTGTTGATTGCCGTCGATTCGTTTTGAACGACGATAACTGCCACATGTGTGGCATCTAGGGGGTTGTGCCGCACACGCTGTGTGGCACGGAGACAACCCCGCCTGCACGATGGTGTCCGGGCGCAACCTGCCACAACCCGCATGTCCGGTGTGTGACACAATCGCCCACACATCCGGGTGAACGACCCCGCTGCCTGCATAACCTAACGCGCCCATCGTCCTTGCCTACCTTCGAACCCCAGTGCGACCTGTCATCGTCGTCTCCTACCTCTCGATCCCCTACCTCCATTGTCTTCCTTCTCTAGTTGCCATGGCAACCAAACCAGATCTCtagccccaccccacccccacccctcgcCCCCCTCCCGATCGATGAAAAACGCGACGACATGCTAACAGGCCGATCTccgatctcctcctctctctcctccttttGTCCCAAATAATTGCACTTCCATATTGCCCACGAAGATGGCGACTAGATCCACACTGTCATGGCAAGCACACCACAAATTTGTCTTTATTCCCCTTTGCCCACCAACATAAGCAAGATCTGCCATGTTCTATCCTAGATCTGAACTAAGCTTTTGGGTTGGGTTGTTGCGAGTAGTTGCTTCAGAAGGATGTGTAGGATTCACTAAAATCAGGGGAAGAAGGGAGGAATTTGGGCGGTACATAGGGAGGGAGAAAATTAGTTGCAACCTATATTTGTCGTTAGCTGCCACCTATCTTTGCCGTTAGCCGCCACCATGTTATGTTGTTACTTGACATCATATTATGTTGGTTGTTGCCATCGGTTCAAAATGATAGTTGGCATCCAGATTTTAGAAAAGAGAATGAATGTGCATGTTCTACTTGCCATCATGCATTGGTTGTTTATGCAAGAAATGTGATAAGATTGACGTGTTTTCTTTTATGTGCATACAACAAGAATGCATTTCGAATATTCATGCGTTCTTATTCATGTAGTGACTGAAAACACAGTGGGAGAAAAGCGGAAAAAAATGAATCATGAAGACGGCACTGATCCTTGGTTTTCTCAAAGGCTGCAAGCGCCCCCTTGGGATGCAGCAGAGTACAATCAAATCATTTCCGCAGGGCCGTTGCTACCACTACTAGAGCAGTACGCGAACATCGGTACGATGCATGATAAAAAAAGGAACAGTTGACATGTTTGTGGGGAGGAAAAATGGCATTCTACTTATGTGCTACAATGTCCTTGTTCGCAGGTTCTTATGACACAACCACACACACAGGGATACCATGGCAAGTTCCAACACAGGGCGATAACGCTGATAGATGTACGGGAGAACAACTTCAAGTAGCCAATGTGGCAAATCAAGATAACACATATGAAAAAAGCATACTGATGTGGCCAAGAAAGAAAACCTGCAAGGATGGCAAGGACTTACGAGTTTTTTGAAAAAACGCAGGACCATCATGCAGCACGTGGCAACAGGCGGCAACCGGGTACCTGCCATCAATGTCGTACACAGGTGAGTCGTATGAAGTGATTCTATGGACAGTGAATCAGGAAAAAGGAACATAGGTGACATTGGTGTTTACGCGGTGTCAATACAAAACGCAGTTGCCGTGtttggacaactgcagttgccatgcatggacaactgcagttgccatgtctaatctGATGtggttgctgagggagtcctggattagggggtccccaggCGTCCGggttatgtgacatgggccggactgatgggccatgaagatacaagatagaaggctttcctccgtgtccggatgagactctcctttgcgtggatggcaagctttgaCGTTCGGATAtgaagtttcctttctctgtaaaccgactctatacaatcCTAGGctcctcaggtgtctatataaaacggagggtttagtccgtagaggcaatcataatcatataggctagacatctagggttagacattatgatctcgaggtagatcaactcttgtaacccctatactcatcaaagtcaatcaagcaggaagtagggtattacctccattaagagggcctgaacctggataaacattgtgtcccttgtctcccgttacctttgatcctcagacgcacagttcgggaccccctacccgagatcggccggttttgacaccgacattggtgctttcaatgagagttccactgtgccgtcaacaGATGGTTCGATGGCTCGAtcgatcatctacaatgatgctgtTTCGGGGGAGACTTTCCTCCCTGGCCaaattttgtattcggcggcttcgcactatgtgccaactcgattggccaccttGAACAGATGACAGCTACGCCCCCAGTCACTAGGTCagtttcgggaacctaaactatgtcgctgatattcaaggagacttgatctttgaagggTTCGCGGCCCCAACCATCGCTCTGaccttagatccggagcaaaccATCAGGTCCGAAGATGGGAGTGTGGAGCCCACCGGACTCTCCATTACAAAGCGCATTATCGAGGATCCAGAGGCAATCGTGTCCACGGCGAACTCAGAATCAGTCCAGGTTCCCCCTATCATTGAAAGGCCGGACTCACCCCCGGACTCCAGATATGAACTCTCGAAGTCCGCGCCAAGTAGGCAAGGCCAGGAGGCTTGCACCCCGGCCAGCCCCGCGGACTCTCGCTTCCAcgtccaaacctcgctcttaaacgaggccctgaacttaatgcgatccctcgctaTTACAGAGGAATCACTTCCGAACTATGCccaacccggactaggggctgagagcggggaattttacgtcccacccaccacccacttcatagccattgttgaagacttaaccgacatgctggattacgcctccgaagacatcgacggcatggacgacgatgccggagacgaacagggccaagacccgccgtttaccggacgttggatgaccacctccacatatgacatgtatatggtggacacacccaaagaggatgatgatgacggaaggaaggatccggttgaggacaagcatgctgaagcacctccaaagcgtcgacgtcagcggtgccACTCAAAATCGCGCcgcgaaaaagacagcaataccggcaacaaagataataacaccccggagaacgccgaagaccccgaagcccctgtcgagccaacatccgaacatgatgattgggaggatgggcaagttaacccTGACGATCCAGTCGGGAacgaggactcggaggatagtaactatctaccaATCTCCGAGGAtgatgtgagcctcggcgacgaagacttcatcgtgccagaggaaccactcgagcaggagcgctttaagcgctagCTAATCGCCACTgctaggagtctaaaaaagcagcagcagcagctccaagccgaACAAGATACACTCAACGGCAGGTGGACCCAAGTCCTAGCCGCCGAAGAGTATGTCCTTcaacgcccaacaaagagttatccgAAGCATCGACTACTACCACAATTTGACAATGAAACCCTCAAGCCCATACCATCAAGACATGACCGTGCCGATGAACCAGACCAGCCACCACGCGGGCGAGATAAAGCGGCCACCTActccgaacaccaacccgcaccacctcgccgtagaGACAGAGAGACAATGACTCCAGGATACACCTACGACCTTCGTGAAGACCTGAATAATAGAGCAggccaaacaagatcaatctacggatcaaggagGCGTGCCCCAACACGGGAAGGCGAGCGTCAAGCTTGGCCTGACAGGCATAACCTCATCAGGCccaaaaaccgcatacggacttcatCCGAATTGCGTCGTGAcatcgcccgatacagaggcgccgcacaccccttatgcttcaccgatgaggtaatggagcaccagttcctagaagggtttaaacccgtgaacattgaatcatatgatggaacaagggatcccgcagtatggattgaagacttccttctccatatccacatggcccgcggtgatgatctccatgccatcaagtacctccccctaaaactcaagggaccagcatggcactggttaaacaacctaccagaaaactctattggtagctaggaagatttggaagatgcctttagaaacaacttccaaggcacctatgttcggcctccagatgccgatgaccttagtcacattgtccagcaacccggagagtcagcccggaaactccggACCAGgtacttaattaaaaagaaccaaattgtcaattgtccggacgccgaagccctcacggcctttaaacatagcgtccatgacaagtggctcgcccgacacctcggccaagaaaagccaaagtctatggcagccctcaccgcactcatgacccgcttttgtgcgggagaagacggctggcttgctcgtagaagcaacaacaccagcgaccctggcacctccAAGGCCAGAGATggaaacggcaagccacgacgcaacaagcacaagcgtcgaagcaacaacgaggatatcgaagacacaacggttaacgccggattcagtggccctaaacccggtcagcagaagaagccatttaaaggaaaCAAGGATGGTCCATCCAATCTTAACCGAATACTAgaccggccttgccagattcatggcacccccgacaagcctgccaatcataccaacagaaattgttgggtatttaaacaggccggtaagctaaacaacGGGCATAAGGGGAAAGGGACGCCtagcgaggacgacgatgaagagcctcgcccaccgaacacaggggacagaagaagtttccccccgaagtcaaaatggtgaatatgatatacgt is drawn from Triticum dicoccoides isolate Atlit2015 ecotype Zavitan chromosome 4A, WEW_v2.0, whole genome shotgun sequence and contains these coding sequences:
- the LOC119285640 gene encoding nascent polypeptide-associated complex subunit alpha-like protein 1, which codes for MTAQTAEELAAQIEQEQLEAKKTEAEEVVVEDDDDDDDDNDDDDDDDNDDLDGQEGDASGKSKQSRSEKKSRKAMLKLGMKSITGVSRVTVKKSKNILFVISKPDVFKSPNSDTYVIFGEAKIEDLSSQLQSQAAEQFKAPDLSQMISSPEASGVEHDDNEVVNDEGVEPKDIELVMTQAGVSRAKAVRALKSANGDIVTAIMEVTT